A DNA window from Ficedula albicollis isolate OC2 chromosome 1, FicAlb1.5, whole genome shotgun sequence contains the following coding sequences:
- the FUNDC1 gene encoding FUN14 domain-containing protein 1 yields MSLSRHGPQYCVRFWAAQYTKNIELLERARKRATKMEKGLEGKEPRARRQKEECWPSPHGAGVRGDAGREPGASSPRGRRAAGGSRGIAVASSCGAFRHRRGPMCLGNARNIICRLQGVFFISRKRSGSVACTLQFKPLDYPVNAQTGSGIFTYIVNLLYNRENNFARIAFSFSDHDSDDDSYEVLDLTEYARRHHWWNRLFGRNSGPIVEKYSVATQIVMGGLTGWCAGFLFQKVGKLAATAVGGGFLLLQIASHSGYVQVDWKRVEKDVNKAKKQLKKRANKAAPEINTLIEESTEFIKQNIVVSSGFVGGFLLGLAS; encoded by the exons ATGAGTCTCTCACGGCACGGGCCTCAGTATTGTGTGCGGTTTTGGGCAGCACAATACACGAAAAACATTGAACTATTGGAGAGAGCCCGAAAGAGGGCAACGAAGATGGagaagggccttgaggggaaggAGCCCCgt GCCCGCAGGCAGAAGGAGGAGTGCTGGCCGAGCCCTCACGGGGCCGGGGTGCGGGGGGATGCGGGACGGGAGCCCGGAGCCTCCAGCCCCCGTGGCCGCCGCGCCGCTGGGGGCTCTCGGGGCATCGCTGTGGCCTCGTCGTGCGGCGCCTTTCGGCACCGGCGCGGTCCGATGTGCTTGGGGAATGCCCGCAACATCATCTGCCGCTTGCAGGGAGTGTTTTTCATCAGTAGAAAACGCTCCGGCAGT GTAGCTTGTACACTACAATTTAAACCATTGGATTACCCAGTTAATGCCCAAACTGGGTCTGGTATTTTCACATACATTGTTAATTTACTCTATAACCGAGAAAATAACTTTGCtagaattgctttttctttttcagaccACGACAGTGACGATGATTCCTACGAAGTGCTGGATTTAACAGAATATGCTCGACGTCACCATTGGTGGAATCGCCTGTTTGGCCGGAATTCAGGACCAATTGTTGAAAAATACTCTGTAGCCACACAAATTGTGATGGGAGGTCTGACTGGCTG GTGTGCGGGATTTTTGTTCCAGAAAGTCGGAAAGCTTGCAGCAACTGCAGTAGGTGGTGGCTTTCTTCTGCTTCAA ATTGCTAGTCATAGTGGATATGTACAAGTTGACTGGAAGAGAGTTGAAAAAGAtgtaaacaaagcaaaaaaacagttaaaaaagcGTGCAAACAAGGCAGCTCCTGAAATCAACACTCTAATTGAAGAG tccACAGAATTTATCAAGCAGAACATCGTGGTGTCCAGTGGGTTTGTTGGAGGCTTTTTGTTGGGTCTGGCATCGTAA